From Candidatus Ozemobacteraceae bacterium, a single genomic window includes:
- a CDS encoding diguanylate cyclase gives MSQSTAIRYPLRAKFILGITLLVGMIIGLTSLNTSQHEEALLTQSMDQSGLLLSSTLALACQDPMIRQAYDELIPYTERIILNGEDVREIAIFDQDGKYLAHRVRGDSSSLLGQTLPDDQQKRYGAIETSTRFVDSSQKQVEYAAPILVGSSRFGTVSLKFTFDRLSASKAVSRQRILLIAFAALLAGILLSAIMARFITANLDRLVESTRIVTAGDLSHRLQIDASDEIGMLSQRFNEMVTSLEANGKALDRKIFEIETLFKASQTMNFQNDTDKLIRQLLEMATSALKAERASLMLLVDQTDELSTRIVLGLDEAEEASLPSETRIKSGDGVAGTVLKTGQSILVNEGCNDPIFKSYDSTAAFEHRIRNLLSVPLKVKDRVTGVVNIVNKMSEEGFSPDDQRLMEALAHQAAMAVEHARLYELAITDGLTKLFIHRYFQARLDEEIMRAKRYHTTVSLILFDIDHFKKFNDTYGHQQGDIVLIETAKLIKQAVRDTVDIPARYGGEEFAIILPETDAKGAQLVAERLRKTVESYDYPGQGKALKVTISLGIASFPDHASTKPVLIKKADVALYACKEKGRNCSSIYNDSMSEK, from the coding sequence GTGAGCCAGTCGACGGCAATACGTTATCCGCTGAGGGCGAAGTTCATCCTCGGGATCACGTTGCTCGTCGGAATGATCATCGGGCTCACCTCGCTGAACACCTCGCAACACGAAGAGGCCCTCCTCACCCAGAGCATGGACCAGAGCGGCCTTCTTCTGAGTTCGACCCTTGCGCTCGCCTGCCAGGATCCGATGATCCGGCAGGCTTACGACGAGCTGATTCCCTACACCGAACGGATCATCCTGAACGGCGAGGACGTCAGGGAAATCGCGATCTTCGATCAGGACGGCAAATATCTCGCACACCGGGTGCGAGGCGACAGTTCCAGCCTACTCGGGCAGACTCTTCCCGACGACCAGCAGAAGCGGTACGGCGCCATCGAGACCTCGACGCGATTCGTCGATTCGTCGCAGAAGCAGGTGGAATACGCGGCACCGATCCTCGTCGGCTCTTCCCGCTTCGGCACCGTCTCCCTGAAATTCACGTTCGACCGCCTGTCTGCCTCGAAAGCGGTCAGCCGGCAACGCATTCTGCTGATCGCCTTCGCCGCCCTCCTGGCCGGCATCCTCCTTTCCGCCATCATGGCCCGCTTCATCACCGCCAACCTCGACCGGCTCGTGGAAAGCACGCGGATCGTCACCGCGGGCGATCTGAGCCACCGTCTGCAGATCGACGCCTCGGACGAGATCGGCATGCTGTCCCAGCGGTTCAACGAGATGGTCACCAGTCTCGAAGCGAACGGCAAGGCGCTCGACCGCAAGATTTTCGAGATCGAGACGCTGTTCAAGGCGAGCCAGACGATGAATTTCCAGAACGACACCGACAAGCTGATCCGCCAGCTCCTGGAAATGGCGACCTCGGCTCTCAAGGCGGAACGGGCCTCGCTCATGCTGCTGGTCGACCAGACCGACGAACTTTCGACCCGCATCGTCCTTGGCCTCGACGAGGCGGAAGAGGCCTCGTTGCCCTCGGAAACGCGCATCAAAAGTGGAGACGGCGTGGCCGGCACCGTCCTGAAAACGGGCCAGTCGATTCTCGTGAACGAGGGGTGCAACGACCCGATCTTCAAGAGTTACGACTCCACGGCGGCGTTCGAGCACCGCATCCGGAACCTGCTTTCGGTTCCGCTGAAGGTGAAGGACCGCGTCACGGGCGTCGTGAACATCGTGAACAAGATGTCCGAGGAGGGGTTCAGCCCCGACGACCAGCGACTGATGGAGGCCCTTGCCCACCAGGCAGCCATGGCCGTCGAGCACGCCAGGCTGTATGAGCTGGCGATCACCGACGGCCTCACGAAGCTGTTCATCCACCGGTATTTCCAGGCCCGGCTCGACGAGGAGATCATGCGGGCCAAGCGATATCACACGACGGTTTCGCTCATCCTGTTCGACATCGACCATTTCAAGAAGTTCAACGACACCTACGGACACCAACAGGGCGACATCGTCCTGATCGAAACGGCCAAACTGATCAAGCAGGCCGTCCGCGACACGGTCGACATTCCCGCCCGATACGGCGGCGAGGAGTTTGCGATCATCCTTCCCGAGACCGACGCCAAGGGTGCCCAGCTGGTCGCCGAGCGTCTGCGCAAGACGGTCGAGTCCTACGATTATCCCGGCCAGGGAAAGGCCCTCAAAGTCACGATTTCGCTCGGCATCGCCAGCTTCCCCGATCACGCCAGCACCAAGCCGGTGCTGATCAAGAAAGCCGACGTCGCCCTGTATGCGTGCAAGGAAAAGGGGCGCAACTGCTCGTCCATCTACAACGACTCGATGAGCGAAAAATAA
- a CDS encoding tRNA-dihydrouridine synthase: MNSPDPLISPLEIGGVRILNNLVLAPMAGVADGPFRRICAQLGAGLTVSELVSARGLLNENGPTHDLISFTGQPRPYAVQIFGSDPATMAEAARRVEAMGVCDMIDINMGCPVAKVVKTGAGAALMRNPPLAASIIRSVRAAVRLPVTVKCRIGWCQSQINVKDFVKMAVAEGAAAVAVHARTKEAMYTGIADWRHLEGLADCCGKIPFIANGDLTDRAALERVREISGCAGFMIGRPAIGKPWIFSELLGEPVSNDPAERHTIFRRHFIEAIMEHGSRGVPLFRVHLFAYLRNYPHAAAMRRRLCSEHDPAIVRDLGAEFYLGATIPDWLNYAEEREG, encoded by the coding sequence GTGAACAGTCCCGACCCCCTGATTTCGCCGCTCGAGATCGGCGGCGTGCGGATTCTCAACAATCTCGTGCTGGCCCCGATGGCCGGTGTGGCGGACGGTCCTTTCCGTCGCATCTGCGCGCAGTTGGGAGCCGGCCTCACCGTCTCGGAACTCGTCAGCGCGCGCGGCTTGTTGAACGAGAACGGGCCGACGCACGATCTCATTTCGTTCACCGGCCAGCCCCGCCCCTACGCCGTCCAGATTTTCGGAAGCGACCCCGCGACGATGGCCGAAGCCGCGCGGCGGGTCGAGGCGATGGGCGTCTGCGATATGATAGATATAAATATGGGATGTCCCGTCGCGAAGGTCGTGAAGACCGGCGCTGGGGCGGCCCTGATGAGGAACCCGCCGCTCGCCGCATCGATCATCCGGAGCGTTCGGGCGGCGGTCCGGCTGCCCGTGACCGTGAAGTGCCGGATCGGCTGGTGCCAGTCGCAGATCAACGTGAAAGACTTCGTGAAGATGGCCGTCGCCGAGGGCGCGGCCGCCGTCGCCGTCCACGCCCGCACGAAGGAGGCCATGTACACCGGCATCGCCGACTGGCGCCATCTCGAAGGGCTCGCCGACTGCTGCGGCAAGATTCCTTTCATCGCGAACGGCGATCTGACGGACCGCGCGGCGCTCGAACGGGTTCGCGAGATCTCGGGCTGCGCCGGGTTCATGATCGGCCGGCCCGCGATCGGCAAGCCCTGGATTTTCTCGGAACTTCTGGGCGAGCCCGTCTCGAACGATCCGGCGGAGCGCCACACGATCTTCCGCAGGCATTTTATAGAAGCTATTATGGAACACGGATCGCGCGGCGTCCCCCTGTTCCGCGTGCACCTGTTCGCGTATCTGCGAAACTATCCGCACGCCGCGGCGATGCGCCGCAGGCTGTGCTCGGAGCACGATCCCGCCATCGTCAGGGACCTGGGAGCGGAGTTTTATCTCGGGGCCACGATTCCGGACTGGCTGAACTACGCGGAGGAACGGGAAGGCTGA
- a CDS encoding tetratricopeptide repeat protein — MKNRNPAKRKGPGSQAAREKAFLDRAFERTLELRRMGDIDYAYRLLERIGHRFPIAYQVHYGMGCCALDMGAYGNAIQGFAAAVLIAPDQTDARLGYAETLAAVGAEERAIAIVKEILATQPKLLPARLVYGKIFEIRGEWNRALGQYREVDDQETDPKYPDLLNRIGYCYLNMEDPARALEMFNEAVRIHPEHPDYLFNRGHCFGAMGEFAEALSDFEHVVRLDPGDAEALALAALYLFYEGDRQQALARVEKALEMWPDNPEIMDIREEILADEPPPAAPEHDEEEE, encoded by the coding sequence ATGAAAAATCGGAATCCAGCGAAGCGGAAAGGCCCCGGCTCTCAGGCGGCTCGCGAGAAGGCGTTTCTCGATCGCGCCTTCGAACGGACGCTCGAATTGCGCCGCATGGGCGACATCGACTACGCCTACCGGCTTCTCGAACGGATCGGGCACAGGTTCCCGATCGCGTACCAGGTGCATTACGGCATGGGCTGCTGCGCCCTCGACATGGGCGCATACGGAAACGCCATCCAGGGTTTCGCGGCGGCGGTCCTGATCGCCCCCGACCAGACCGACGCTCGCCTGGGATACGCCGAGACGCTCGCCGCCGTCGGCGCTGAAGAACGGGCAATCGCGATCGTCAAGGAGATTCTCGCGACTCAGCCGAAACTCCTGCCGGCCCGCCTCGTGTACGGCAAGATCTTCGAGATTCGGGGCGAATGGAACCGAGCGCTCGGCCAGTATCGCGAAGTCGACGACCAGGAAACGGACCCGAAGTATCCCGACCTGCTCAACCGCATCGGCTACTGCTACCTCAACATGGAAGACCCGGCGAGAGCGCTCGAAATGTTCAACGAAGCAGTCCGGATCCACCCGGAACATCCCGATTATCTTTTCAACCGCGGTCACTGCTTCGGGGCGATGGGCGAGTTCGCCGAAGCGCTCTCGGATTTCGAGCACGTCGTCAGGCTCGACCCCGGCGACGCCGAGGCCCTCGCGCTGGCCGCGCTCTACCTGTTCTACGAGGGCGACCGCCAGCAGGCGCTCGCGCGCGTCGAAAAAGCTCTCGAGATGTGGCCCGACAATCCGGAAATCATGGACATTCGCGAGGAGATTCTCGCCGACGAGCCGCCGCCGGCGGCGCCGGAACACGACGAAGAAGAGGAGTGA
- a CDS encoding methyl-accepting chemotaxis protein, translated as MIYERSLLDAMSEIDKVQFLRQVSLFRSLSDKALLDLSAITVEQTIPAKTTVFKEGDPGDALYMIKSGKANITKRNSSGVESVLLTLGKDSVIGEMAVIDDQPRSASVVTVQDTTFLIITKNDFKDLLGSTPEISFQILKLMTDRLRNTNMHLRELEASANQMQEVIRVITKIARKSNLLSLNASIEAARVGDAGRAFSVVASEMKKLAEDSALEAQKIDKLLETLQTKTKALAMMK; from the coding sequence TTGATATATGAAAGGTCCCTCCTCGACGCGATGTCCGAAATCGACAAGGTCCAGTTTCTCCGCCAGGTCTCCCTCTTCCGCAGCCTGTCCGACAAGGCGCTGCTGGACCTGTCGGCGATCACCGTGGAGCAGACCATTCCCGCCAAGACGACCGTATTCAAGGAAGGCGACCCCGGGGACGCCCTCTACATGATCAAGAGCGGCAAGGCGAACATCACCAAGCGCAACAGCAGCGGCGTCGAGTCGGTTCTCCTCACCCTCGGCAAGGATTCCGTCATCGGGGAGATGGCCGTCATCGATGATCAACCGAGATCCGCCTCGGTCGTGACGGTCCAGGACACCACGTTTCTGATCATCACGAAGAACGACTTCAAGGACCTTCTCGGCAGCACGCCCGAAATCTCGTTCCAGATTCTCAAACTGATGACCGACCGGCTCCGCAACACGAACATGCACCTGCGCGAGCTCGAGGCGTCGGCCAACCAGATGCAGGAGGTCATCCGCGTCATCACCAAGATCGCCCGCAAGAGCAATCTCCTGTCGCTGAACGCATCGATCGAGGCCGCGCGCGTCGGCGACGCCGGGCGGGCGTTTTCCGTCGTTGCCTCCGAGATGAAGAAGCTCGCCGAAGACTCGGCCCTCGAAGCGCAAAAGATCGACAAACTCCTGGAAACGCTCCAGACGAAGACAAAAGCCCTGGCGATGATGAAGTGA
- a CDS encoding RNA chaperone Hfq has protein sequence MTQYKSQIQNLFLSMCRKKHQPCEVVLNTGTTLRGKLKSYDQFSITLSFKDKIEVIYKSAILFITAMQRKPRPVARRPYGISAGPSAGPRRAPSDRPDRPVRPPAPRTPPGYDDSGDISDPPPPRKTPRS, from the coding sequence ATGACCCAGTATAAATCCCAGATCCAGAACCTGTTCCTCTCGATGTGCCGCAAGAAGCATCAGCCGTGCGAAGTCGTGCTGAACACCGGCACGACGCTTCGGGGAAAGCTGAAGAGCTACGACCAGTTCTCGATCACTCTTTCCTTCAAGGACAAGATCGAGGTCATCTATAAATCGGCGATCCTGTTCATCACGGCGATGCAGCGCAAGCCCCGGCCCGTAGCCCGAAGGCCCTACGGCATCTCCGCCGGCCCGTCCGCGGGCCCCCGGCGCGCCCCGTCCGACAGGCCCGACCGCCCCGTGCGCCCGCCCGCGCCCCGGACCCCCCCCGGGTATGACGACTCGGGGGATATATCGGACCCGCCGCCGCCCAGGAAAACGCCCCGGTCCTGA
- a CDS encoding zinc ribbon domain-containing protein: MQYLCPRCDASFSSQDIQCPSCGYIWLVPCSSCGKPNIRAAKFCGRCGESMSRVSRIWNRICRHFSRPFGYNARQIGTGFAFGGLLAFFAFGSLGMTSPNHRAIAPAEGMAGVSQPGVADQVSGVDCLTGLRDWRNDAGEATREASLKDLMQVGRKVLDGLSEDGTDGSPADSSKDADKIRYLQGLRSGLSAEEGKPLRRGDVALFFYRIAGSNLNVSLRAFPETTYSDIPRHHYMTVPVRTLESLGVRIARNDAVFGSDDAMTVGSLGKIAADFLSQAKLLRKSDDEKKNTRQRPSRKAKPQTAKSAPILLHHELHENGTCKCGALLN; the protein is encoded by the coding sequence ATGCAGTATCTGTGTCCGCGCTGTGACGCATCATTTTCAAGTCAGGACATCCAGTGCCCGTCCTGCGGATACATCTGGCTCGTTCCCTGCTCCTCGTGCGGGAAGCCCAACATTCGCGCCGCGAAGTTCTGCGGCCGGTGCGGGGAGTCAATGTCCAGGGTTTCGCGCATCTGGAACCGGATCTGCAGGCACTTCTCCAGGCCGTTCGGCTACAATGCCAGGCAGATCGGAACCGGATTCGCGTTCGGCGGACTGCTCGCCTTCTTCGCCTTCGGTTCTCTGGGCATGACCAGCCCGAACCATCGAGCCATCGCACCTGCCGAAGGCATGGCGGGCGTATCCCAGCCGGGCGTCGCGGACCAGGTTTCGGGCGTCGACTGCCTGACCGGGCTTCGTGACTGGCGGAACGATGCGGGCGAGGCTACGCGGGAGGCTTCCCTGAAGGACCTGATGCAGGTCGGCCGGAAAGTGCTGGACGGTCTTTCGGAAGACGGCACGGACGGTTCTCCGGCCGACTCGTCCAAGGACGCCGACAAGATCAGGTATCTTCAGGGCCTCCGTTCGGGACTTTCGGCAGAAGAGGGGAAGCCTCTCAGGCGCGGCGACGTCGCCCTGTTTTTCTACCGGATCGCGGGGAGCAACCTGAACGTGTCGCTCAGGGCGTTTCCGGAGACGACGTATTCCGACATTCCGAGGCACCACTACATGACCGTTCCCGTGCGCACGCTCGAAAGTCTGGGAGTGCGCATCGCGCGAAACGACGCCGTTTTCGGAAGCGATGACGCCATGACGGTCGGAAGTCTGGGGAAAATAGCGGCCGATTTTTTATCCCAGGCAAAGCTCCTCAGGAAATCCGACGATGAAAAGAAGAACACCAGGCAACGCCCGTCCAGGAAGGCGAAACCCCAGACGGCAAAATCCGCCCCCATCCTTCTTCATCACGAGCTCCATGAAAACGGCACCTGCAAATGCGGTGCTCTTCTCAACTGA